The following coding sequences lie in one Halorarum halophilum genomic window:
- a CDS encoding flagellin produces MGLSVSAATAVVFLGLFIAAGSFYPAVANGAELVSDAQQETNDRALDRQNTDITVTNATYDDENGTLVLNVTNDGSTALDLDAVDVLADNTYLTANATVEGDDTTGVWLPGEWARFEADIAPGPDRATVVVDHGVRDGVSVEVV; encoded by the coding sequence ATGGGCCTCAGCGTTAGTGCCGCCACGGCCGTCGTCTTCCTCGGCCTGTTCATCGCCGCCGGGTCGTTCTACCCCGCGGTGGCGAACGGCGCCGAACTCGTCAGCGACGCACAGCAGGAGACCAATGACCGCGCCCTCGACCGGCAGAACACGGACATCACAGTGACGAACGCAACATACGACGACGAGAACGGGACGCTCGTCCTGAACGTGACGAACGACGGCTCGACCGCGCTGGACCTCGACGCCGTCGACGTGCTCGCGGACAACACGTACCTAACGGCGAACGCGACCGTCGAGGGCGACGACACCACCGGCGTGTGGCTGCCCGGCGAGTGGGCGCGTTTCGAGGCCGACATCGCCCCGGGACCGGACCGTGCGACCGTCGTCGTCGACCACGGCGTCCGTGACGGCGTGTCTGTGGAGGTGGTCTGA
- a CDS encoding FlaD/FlaE family flagellar protein: MGLLTALSGAGAGFAGVELGLLASFGLLGASLLDRFRDDDESAGDAGDDDPLLDDDGAFGGDDGGDGDDDLGGLGGMDDWDDDDPFGGDDEEEDTAELEKRLEDLENEVASLSSTVNTVRSENEEISGQVDDMGEDVRSLLDIYEMVTRGINPFVDDVQTGGMAGGDDLGEEGSFGLFDEDGDDDADEEELDEDLASADAEGFFDEELIDDEEDGEDDLGDLDAMDDLDDDDDDDTESENMASENGGGKSFSELKDEYESGDAEWAGEGEEDPLDGGDDGAFALDGPDEDPLDAEPEPTPEPVSTAGPTDPTANADDEGGFEFVEEDDLSDGPRKPYLTSLPGDYVGDLMVMEWLEYLVEESSTTDTVRAVNYYERVEWIDEDVATQLKAFLSGFGDIDRNLMDRPGTSELDLDHHTQSLKYIMQLTNATAESVVIDRWPQLSGGLHGPQR, from the coding sequence ATGGGTCTCCTCACCGCACTGTCGGGAGCAGGAGCAGGTTTCGCCGGGGTCGAACTGGGGCTGCTGGCCTCGTTCGGTCTCCTCGGCGCGAGCCTGCTCGACCGCTTCCGCGATGACGACGAGTCGGCCGGGGACGCAGGGGACGACGACCCGTTACTCGACGACGACGGCGCCTTTGGCGGCGACGACGGCGGGGACGGCGACGACGACCTCGGCGGCCTCGGAGGAATGGACGACTGGGACGACGACGACCCCTTCGGGGGTGACGACGAGGAGGAGGACACCGCCGAGCTGGAAAAGCGGCTCGAGGACCTCGAGAACGAGGTCGCCAGCCTCTCCTCCACCGTGAACACCGTCCGTTCGGAGAACGAGGAGATCTCCGGACAGGTCGACGACATGGGCGAGGACGTGCGCAGCCTGCTCGACATCTACGAGATGGTTACGCGCGGCATCAACCCGTTCGTCGACGACGTACAGACCGGCGGCATGGCCGGCGGCGACGACCTCGGCGAGGAGGGCTCGTTCGGGCTCTTCGACGAGGACGGCGACGACGACGCGGACGAGGAGGAACTGGACGAGGACCTCGCGAGCGCGGACGCGGAGGGGTTCTTCGACGAGGAACTAATCGACGACGAGGAGGACGGCGAGGACGACCTCGGCGACCTCGACGCGATGGACGACCTGGACGACGATGACGACGACGACACGGAAAGTGAAAACATGGCCAGTGAGAACGGCGGCGGCAAGAGTTTCAGTGAACTGAAAGACGAGTACGAGTCCGGCGACGCGGAGTGGGCCGGCGAGGGGGAGGAGGACCCGCTCGACGGGGGCGACGACGGTGCGTTCGCCCTCGACGGCCCGGACGAGGACCCGCTCGACGCCGAGCCGGAACCGACGCCCGAGCCCGTCTCGACGGCCGGTCCGACCGACCCGACGGCGAACGCCGACGACGAGGGCGGCTTCGAGTTCGTCGAGGAGGACGACCTCTCCGACGGCCCGCGGAAGCCGTACCTCACCTCCCTCCCGGGCGACTACGTCGGGGACCTGATGGTGATGGAGTGGCTCGAGTACCTGGTCGAGGAGTCGAGCACCACCGACACCGTCCGCGCCGTGAACTACTACGAGCGCGTCGAGTGGATCGACGAGGACGTGGCGACCCAGCTGAAGGCGTTCCTCTCCGGGTTCGGCGACATCGACCGGAACCTGATGGATCGGCCCGGCACCTCCGAGCTCGACCTGGACCACCACACGCAGAGCCTGAAGTACATCATGCAGCTGACCAACGCGACGGCGGAGTCGGTGGTCATCGACCGCTGGCCACAGCTCTCGGGGGGCCTCCATGGGCCTCAGCGTTAG